In Methylacidiphilum infernorum V4, a single window of DNA contains:
- a CDS encoding methyltransferase has product MRLKDIFIDLLGQRINGKKAINKGNQEDISQLKAGDLHYKAYVGPPDQYDFMGATQFRLLCALGLRAHHRLLDFGCGSLRAGKLFIPYLDKGNYFGIEPASWLIKEALRKELGKDIIRIKQPHFNHNRDFKTDVFGVDFDYILAQSIFSHAGRDLILKALKNFARSLKSQGLIAATFIEGEEDFEAEGWIYPGIVSYRPATIERCIEEAALCFVRLPWYHPRQSWYLLAKDKSKLPSREQLAYLTGAVYHEPFFEESLKKDLLGFYSYRALDKAYLELDKTHLLRTRNLRLIPTEENRRGGKYAYGEWAHVIGIFQTLIYQNLDKKEENLILDMGCGTGLLAIASEPFLGEKGAYYGVDVRLEDIEFCSRHYDSQKFHFIDLKAKNPHYAPLGEEKPKLPFEDDFFDLVTALSVWTHLSEEDSLFYFSEISRVMKRKARAIVTFFLLDESYEKTLPLRTKETGKYHMTEKNRWVFNKKAYGSGYWFCPEWAEVPEEAIGLKEEALQLLLKESSLKICRYYPGNWKEIPGVFFQDVVIFEKE; this is encoded by the coding sequence ATGAGATTGAAGGACATTTTTATCGACTTGCTGGGTCAAAGAATAAACGGCAAAAAGGCCATAAATAAGGGAAACCAAGAGGATATTTCCCAGCTTAAAGCCGGGGATCTTCATTACAAGGCCTACGTGGGTCCTCCCGACCAGTACGACTTCATGGGGGCAACCCAGTTCAGGCTTCTTTGTGCCTTGGGGCTGAGAGCTCATCACAGGCTTCTTGACTTTGGATGCGGTTCACTGCGGGCCGGCAAGCTTTTCATTCCTTACCTGGATAAAGGCAACTACTTCGGCATAGAGCCTGCAAGTTGGTTAATTAAAGAAGCCCTGAGAAAGGAGCTAGGCAAAGATATTATCCGAATCAAGCAACCCCATTTTAACCACAACCGGGATTTCAAAACCGACGTTTTTGGAGTGGATTTCGACTACATTCTCGCCCAATCGATTTTTTCCCACGCGGGGAGGGATCTCATCCTGAAAGCTCTCAAGAACTTTGCCCGCTCGCTCAAGTCCCAGGGACTTATCGCGGCGACCTTTATCGAAGGGGAAGAGGATTTTGAAGCAGAGGGTTGGATTTACCCGGGAATTGTCAGCTACCGGCCGGCCACTATCGAACGCTGCATTGAAGAAGCCGCCCTTTGTTTTGTCCGACTGCCCTGGTATCATCCAAGGCAAAGCTGGTATCTGCTCGCAAAAGATAAAAGTAAGCTTCCCAGCCGGGAGCAGCTTGCGTATTTAACCGGGGCCGTTTACCATGAACCGTTTTTTGAGGAAAGCTTAAAAAAAGATCTCCTTGGGTTTTATTCTTACCGGGCGTTGGACAAAGCTTACTTGGAGCTTGATAAAACCCACCTCCTTAGGACTAGAAATCTACGGCTCATCCCCACCGAGGAAAACCGCCGGGGCGGGAAGTATGCTTACGGGGAGTGGGCTCATGTGATAGGGATATTCCAGACCCTCATTTACCAGAACCTGGACAAAAAAGAGGAGAACCTTATCCTGGACATGGGGTGTGGCACAGGGCTTTTGGCGATCGCCAGCGAACCTTTCCTCGGGGAAAAGGGGGCCTACTATGGAGTAGATGTTCGCTTGGAGGACATCGAGTTTTGCAGCCGCCATTACGATTCCCAAAAGTTTCACTTTATTGATTTAAAGGCTAAAAACCCCCATTATGCTCCCTTGGGGGAAGAAAAGCCAAAACTTCCCTTTGAAGACGATTTTTTTGATCTCGTCACCGCCCTTTCGGTCTGGACGCATCTTTCAGAGGAAGATAGCCTCTTTTACTTCTCGGAAATAAGCCGGGTGATGAAAAGAAAGGCCAGGGCCATCGTCACCTTCTTTCTGCTCGATGAAAGCTACGAGAAAACTTTACCCTTGCGCACCAAGGAAACCGGCAAATACCACATGACCGAAAAAAACCGGTGGGTATTTAACAAGAAGGCTTACGGTTCGGGCTACTGGTTTTGCCCGGAATGGGCGGAGGTGCCCGAAGAGGCGATTGGACTCAAGGAAGAAGCCTTGCAGTTGCTTTTGAAAGAGAGCTCCTTGAAAATTTGCCGTTATTATCCTGGAAACTGGAAAGAAATCCCCGGTGTTTTTTTTCAAGACGTTGTCATTTTTGAAAAGGAATGA
- a CDS encoding beta strand repeat-containing protein — protein sequence MKRKFLRKLYKAILLLAAGLWIGLGAKGWAFPGAGQLPGNGTIATGSATYSNSTPPTGFINAATLSISGNTAILWGSSGGTLNVTGSGPGFNVGSAAQLFVSGSGALLNVDTTGSPSYIMGTISASGIPVYVANGSGIIVGSGASITAGGVGLLGYDLSSQASAFSGTVSVTPSMTTGGAVTIQSGASKITVGTGNTILVAAPSVNVGVATPTSFSGMTFLDILSGYSVTGYNVASGSVSGGPSPIPGTSGSITLSGPTSGFFTNPASSFLYSSGSITTNGNLVLSGVSAQWGTGNPSNLAASNFTNNGTITGDFSSSALLSGSLVNNGSIIASASNISITVGGSITNNSGATIGSTGFNVSLDAAGGGINNMGTITANTSVTLTASNPNHLGPYPAGSISNTGTISITSSSSSNTLDVVSSTGSIFLGGTVSLANGTDPSSTAHFRTATTGTVFMNTPLTVYTTNFDIGNLTGSGVLTSAVVNFHDVVGNVRNVVSNQAIQNGFHIANGPFSLTTITIDNDDAVAPQIINLAINGNAVIQTHDTSTFINSVFPLGLSNAEAYSGGNLLVNATGNLTVKGGTPIDHALSTDILGFGSAFIFPGGIALKAGGTLTVNAPIDNGYTAVAGPNFQGIFLAAPTIIVNAPMVTSGNTFVHTSVSVPVAVYSAANSLLFPSYYNANLTPGKLVVSPFPF from the coding sequence GTGAAAAGGAAATTCTTAAGGAAATTATATAAAGCGATTCTTTTATTGGCGGCGGGCCTTTGGATCGGGTTGGGAGCAAAAGGATGGGCTTTCCCTGGAGCGGGACAATTACCGGGAAATGGGACGATAGCGACGGGTTCAGCAACCTATTCAAACAGCACACCTCCGACCGGTTTTATCAATGCGGCTACGCTCAGTATTTCTGGCAATACGGCGATATTGTGGGGGTCCAGTGGGGGGACATTGAATGTTACAGGTTCTGGTCCAGGATTTAATGTTGGATCAGCAGCTCAGTTGTTTGTTTCTGGATCTGGAGCACTCCTTAATGTGGATACGACGGGGAGTCCTTCCTACATTATGGGGACTATAAGTGCTTCTGGGATTCCCGTTTACGTGGCCAACGGCAGTGGGATTATCGTGGGCAGCGGGGCATCGATTACTGCCGGGGGGGTAGGACTTTTGGGTTATGATCTCTCTAGCCAGGCTTCTGCGTTTTCTGGAACGGTCAGCGTGACGCCATCCATGACCACGGGAGGGGCGGTAACCATCCAGTCCGGAGCTTCTAAGATTACCGTAGGTACTGGAAATACCATTTTAGTGGCCGCTCCTTCGGTGAACGTGGGTGTTGCAACTCCTACTTCTTTTTCGGGAATGACCTTTTTGGATATTCTTTCGGGTTATTCGGTCACGGGCTACAATGTAGCTAGTGGGTCAGTTTCTGGAGGACCATCGCCTATTCCTGGAACATCCGGGTCGATCACTTTGAGTGGCCCAACTTCTGGGTTTTTTACGAATCCAGCTAGTTCCTTTTTATATTCCTCGGGGAGTATTACGACCAATGGGAACTTGGTTTTGTCTGGGGTTTCTGCCCAGTGGGGAACGGGTAATCCCTCCAATCTTGCGGCGAGTAACTTTACCAACAACGGGACGATTACGGGGGACTTTTCTTCATCCGCTCTTTTGTCAGGTTCTTTAGTGAATAATGGGTCTATCATTGCCTCTGCTTCCAATATCAGTATAACTGTTGGAGGAAGTATCACCAATAATAGTGGGGCAACGATTGGATCAACAGGGTTTAATGTATCTTTGGATGCTGCCGGTGGTGGTATAAATAACATGGGAACGATTACGGCAAATACGAGTGTTACTCTTACGGCGTCCAATCCCAACCACCTCGGTCCTTACCCGGCGGGCTCAATATCCAACACGGGGACTATCAGTATAACGAGTAGTTCTAGCTCCAATACCTTGGATGTTGTTAGTTCGACCGGTTCGATATTCTTAGGGGGCACGGTCAGTTTGGCTAATGGGACCGATCCTTCATCAACTGCTCATTTTAGGACGGCTACAACAGGGACAGTTTTTATGAATACCCCTCTGACCGTGTATACTACAAACTTTGATATAGGCAATCTCACGGGATCGGGGGTATTGACTTCGGCAGTAGTGAACTTTCATGATGTAGTTGGGAATGTCAGAAATGTAGTGAGCAACCAGGCGATCCAGAACGGATTCCATATTGCCAATGGACCCTTTAGTCTGACAACGATAACGATTGACAACGATGATGCCGTAGCTCCCCAGATTATTAACCTGGCAATTAATGGGAATGCGGTGATTCAGACCCATGATACCTCAACCTTTATCAATAGCGTATTCCCACTTGGATTATCCAATGCTGAAGCTTATTCTGGGGGGAACCTGTTGGTGAACGCCACGGGGAACTTGACGGTTAAGGGGGGAACGCCGATAGATCATGCCTTAAGTACTGACATTCTTGGGTTCGGTTCTGCCTTTATATTCCCCGGAGGGATAGCATTGAAAGCAGGGGGAACTTTAACAGTTAATGCGCCGATCGACAACGGGTATACAGCCGTGGCAGGACCTAATTTCCAGGGTATATTCTTGGCAGCACCAACGATTATAGTCAATGCGCCAATGGTAACCAGTGGGAATACTTTTGTGCACACTTCTGTCAGCGTCCCGGTTGCGGTGTATAGTGCTGCTAATTCACTCTTATTCCCGAGTTATTATAACGCAAATCTTACACCGGGTAAGCTTGTCGTCAGTCCCTTCCCCTTTTAA
- a CDS encoding peptidylprolyl isomerase, with protein sequence MKVPSSMKIFSFQFFLAFLFFLGFGLKELYSQGDLVESDQLLAIVNGVEIRKSYVLAELKKAGIVKPDSQAIQNALASLVQQEILYQEAMKLEMEKSKELLRAQEEFNRKALTELVVQKKIRSQPPSEGELRLRYSQLLKSLPKEEYKIRHIVLPTRRKALEVMERLKKGENFSLLAMESLEKQTADRGGELGWQNKATLVLSAYSLIQKLKPGQVGGPILSSMGWELIELLAVRPLRVPSYEELKPQLIQQIEQENLKKYVQELIASSRVQIFPLNVSSTTP encoded by the coding sequence ATGAAAGTTCCAAGTTCCATGAAGATTTTTTCTTTCCAGTTCTTTTTAGCCTTTCTCTTTTTTTTGGGTTTTGGACTTAAAGAGCTTTATTCCCAAGGGGACCTGGTTGAATCCGACCAGCTCCTTGCGATCGTTAACGGGGTAGAAATAAGGAAGTCCTACGTGCTGGCAGAGCTTAAGAAAGCCGGGATCGTTAAGCCCGATTCCCAGGCTATCCAGAATGCGCTGGCCAGCCTCGTCCAACAGGAAATCCTCTATCAGGAGGCGATGAAGCTCGAAATGGAAAAGAGCAAGGAGCTCTTGAGGGCCCAGGAAGAATTTAACCGAAAGGCCCTTACCGAGCTGGTCGTCCAGAAAAAAATAAGGAGCCAGCCCCCCTCCGAAGGGGAACTGCGGCTGCGTTACAGCCAGCTTTTAAAATCCTTGCCCAAGGAAGAATACAAGATCAGGCATATCGTACTACCCACCCGCAGGAAAGCCCTCGAAGTCATGGAAAGGTTAAAAAAAGGAGAAAATTTTTCCTTGCTTGCTATGGAATCCTTGGAAAAACAGACGGCTGACCGGGGAGGGGAACTCGGCTGGCAAAACAAGGCAACCCTTGTGCTTTCAGCCTATTCCTTGATCCAAAAACTGAAACCCGGCCAGGTCGGGGGGCCAATCCTTTCTTCGATGGGGTGGGAACTGATCGAGCTTCTTGCGGTAAGGCCCTTGAGGGTGCCTTCCTATGAAGAACTCAAGCCGCAGTTAATCCAGCAGATCGAGCAGGAAAACTTGAAAAAATACGTCCAGGAACTTATCGCTTCAAGCCGGGTCCAAATTTTCCCCTTGAACGTTTCTTCAACAACCCCATAA
- a CDS encoding tetratricopeptide repeat protein — protein MKGKISTGTLVLVGTVSLFLLFSFGLLAYRIMVDRSQAEWAKIILDYDEAKSTEEKLKIAKEHLSHKQTAVWILECADSFFEKRAISEALSTYQFFIDHFAGHPLEAGALLGAGECLESQGKIAEALNLYRRILEKKESSSYNTVATLRIAQLRIQKKEYAPAKELLEKFLSQNSTSPFANQAQMLLEMIPSS, from the coding sequence ATGAAAGGGAAAATTTCTACCGGTACCCTTGTCCTTGTTGGAACGGTTAGTTTATTTCTTCTTTTTTCCTTTGGGCTCCTTGCTTACCGGATCATGGTTGATCGTTCCCAGGCGGAGTGGGCAAAAATCATCCTGGACTACGACGAAGCGAAGTCAACCGAGGAAAAACTAAAAATCGCCAAAGAGCATCTTTCCCACAAGCAAACCGCCGTTTGGATTTTGGAGTGCGCCGACAGCTTCTTTGAAAAAAGAGCGATTTCCGAAGCTTTATCGACCTACCAGTTCTTTATCGATCATTTTGCCGGCCACCCCTTGGAAGCCGGGGCTTTGCTCGGAGCCGGGGAATGCTTGGAAAGCCAAGGCAAAATAGCCGAAGCTCTTAACCTTTACCGCAGGATACTAGAAAAAAAAGAGAGTTCTTCATACAACACGGTGGCCACGCTCAGAATTGCCCAGCTTCGGATCCAGAAAAAGGAATATGCCCCGGCAAAAGAACTCTTGGAAAAATTTCTCTCGCAAAATTCCACCAGTCCCTTTGCCAATCAAGCCCAGATGCTTCTTGAAATGATTCCCTCCTCCTAA
- a CDS encoding aspartate kinase: MALFVQKYGGTSVGSVERIKKVAERIADFYRQGHDLVVVVSAMSGVTDQLLQLASQLHPEPSEREIDVLLSTGEQTTIALLSIALHALKIPAVSLTGAQAGIITDARHTRAKILNISPKKIKDLLRGRNVVVVAGFQGQNVEGHITTLGRGGSDLTAIAIAAVIHAQCCQIYTDVEGVYTADPRIVPGARKIEEISYDELLEMAASGSKVMQARSVEFAKKFKVPFEVRSSFTNAPGTIVKEEVRAMEKVVVRAVSLEPDQAKVTILGVPDKPGIAAKVFSRIAEAEINVDMIVQNISDHGLTDITFTVHKSLLKKAMVALDPIVTEIGAREVRATEGVAKLSVVGIGMRSHSGVAALLFSALAEAGINVQMISTSEIKIAVIIDEAVGKKAAQVVHDAFKLDQLL; encoded by the coding sequence ATGGCTCTCTTTGTTCAAAAATATGGAGGAACTTCCGTAGGGAGCGTGGAGCGGATAAAAAAAGTGGCCGAACGCATTGCCGACTTTTACAGGCAGGGACACGACTTGGTCGTGGTGGTTTCGGCGATGTCGGGAGTCACCGACCAGCTTTTGCAGCTCGCTTCTCAACTTCATCCGGAACCTTCGGAAAGAGAAATTGATGTCCTCCTTTCTACCGGGGAGCAAACCACCATAGCCCTTTTGTCGATCGCCCTGCATGCTTTAAAAATTCCCGCCGTCTCCTTGACGGGAGCACAGGCGGGCATTATTACCGACGCTCGGCATACGAGGGCAAAGATTCTCAATATCAGTCCCAAAAAGATCAAGGACCTGCTCCGAGGGCGCAACGTGGTGGTTGTAGCCGGTTTTCAAGGACAAAACGTTGAAGGTCATATTACTACCCTTGGCAGGGGAGGCTCGGATCTTACGGCCATAGCTATAGCCGCCGTGATCCATGCCCAGTGCTGCCAGATCTATACGGACGTAGAAGGGGTATATACGGCGGATCCCCGGATCGTCCCTGGGGCTCGAAAAATTGAAGAAATTAGCTATGATGAGCTGTTGGAAATGGCGGCTTCGGGTTCGAAGGTCATGCAGGCAAGGTCGGTGGAATTTGCCAAGAAATTCAAGGTGCCTTTTGAGGTGCGTTCAAGTTTTACGAACGCCCCGGGGACCATAGTCAAAGAAGAGGTGCGTGCGATGGAAAAAGTGGTGGTGAGGGCTGTGAGTTTGGAGCCCGATCAGGCGAAGGTGACGATTCTGGGCGTTCCTGACAAACCCGGAATCGCGGCGAAAGTCTTCAGCAGGATTGCCGAAGCGGAGATCAACGTGGACATGATCGTTCAAAACATTTCCGATCATGGGCTGACCGATATTACTTTTACCGTGCACAAGAGCTTGCTCAAGAAAGCCATGGTGGCCTTGGACCCTATCGTGACTGAAATTGGAGCAAGAGAGGTGAGGGCTACGGAAGGGGTTGCCAAGCTGTCCGTGGTGGGTATAGGGATGCGTTCCCACAGCGGGGTTGCCGCCCTTCTTTTTTCTGCATTGGCCGAAGCGGGAATCAACGTCCAGATGATCTCTACAAGTGAAATCAAAATAGCGGTGATCATCGATGAAGCCGTGGGGAAAAAAGCGGCCCAGGTCGTTCATGATGCCTTCAAGCTGGACCAGCTTTTATGA
- a CDS encoding glycosyltransferase — MEHGEKTKEKRRIVIVLGMHRSGTSALSRSLMALGLSLGQSLLDPQPDNPMGFWEDRQIVAINEEVLAASGSSWDSFAPPDLSLKEAKMVSLLRKAEELIEQKLKEKNFAFKDPRTIRLLPFWHTVFEKKEISPSYLLVIRNPLAVGYSLFRRNQFPLVKSFCLWLSHNVLPWPLYVPYLKAVVDYDRFLDQPEKELQRIAGVFSLPYDDQAVLVLKRNFLKQEYRHARFTDMDLERHQAAFYPLVESWKLFKAMATFSPIPREAKAQMDSLSKSFSAFQQLLSLFDFYNESKKKELAELYDREKKLGEELEEKKLEIRELKEKLKKNHFVNRANKEFIAKIFRDLAYSSPGKKKIWNRGKKEVDPEKEMAVKFMESGLFDPGYYWSCYPDVKKAGADPLLHYVRHGWKEGKNPNPYFDSAYYLEKNPEVKAAGVNPLLHFIENGWKEGRNPHPDFDLDLYLETQPEVRLSGVNPLKHFLESVKSLEGGTAPGQGTPERGQYLKILRSSLFDRAYYLGQYPDVQEAGIDPLLHYIRHGWKEGRNPNPYFDSAYYLEKNPEVKAAGVNPLLHFIENGWKEGRNPHPDFDLDLYLETQPELRLSGVNPLKHFLESVKSLEGGTAPGQGTPERGQYLKILRSSLFDKAYYLGQYPDVQEAGIDPLLHYIRHGWKEGRNPNPYFNSAYYLEKNPDVKAAGVNPLLHFIENGWKEGRNPHPDFDLRSYLERYPDVKQAQVNPLWHYLHYGQKENRITKGKSTPPWEISPSMAPRKKALVFNDYLLVPDRRGGDFRTFQIIKIIRELGWEVNLAVLNDRENHGKVLQEDNLDIEFKHYEGILFEAGVKEILLGEEKIKTFLSRQGQEISVAYVFSPTVAYHFIPLIRSYAVNAKLIYDPVDLAFIRLERKAALSKDPLVIEEAKQAKIIDTTNFVASDAIVAITEEEKEKILELSLQSRVEVVPNIHEVHKPKSPWENRKSILFLGYFGHEPNVDGLSYFILEMWESIREHIPGCSFEIVGSFLKEYVPEELLNRPGIQPVGYVPDLVPCFEKARVFVAPLRFGAGMKGKIGMAMASGLPVVTTSIGAEGMKLENGKNAFICDDKEEFIQAVVRLYKEKELWERLSQAALEHVESRYSKAVVKETLKKLFSFHCL; from the coding sequence ATGGAACACGGAGAAAAGACTAAAGAGAAAAGAAGGATCGTTATTGTCCTTGGGATGCACCGCAGCGGGACAAGCGCACTGAGCCGGTCTCTCATGGCCTTGGGATTATCTCTTGGCCAAAGCCTGTTGGATCCCCAGCCGGATAATCCCATGGGATTTTGGGAAGACAGGCAGATCGTGGCCATCAACGAAGAAGTTCTTGCGGCGAGCGGTTCTTCCTGGGATAGTTTTGCTCCTCCTGATCTTTCTCTCAAGGAAGCGAAGATGGTCTCCCTCCTCAGAAAAGCCGAAGAGTTGATCGAGCAGAAGTTAAAAGAGAAGAATTTTGCTTTTAAAGATCCTCGGACTATCCGACTCCTTCCCTTTTGGCATACGGTTTTTGAAAAAAAGGAGATCAGTCCTTCTTACCTGCTGGTCATTCGCAATCCGTTGGCCGTTGGTTATTCCCTATTCCGGAGAAACCAATTCCCCTTGGTCAAGTCTTTTTGCCTTTGGCTTTCCCATAACGTCTTACCTTGGCCGCTCTACGTGCCCTATTTAAAAGCGGTCGTCGATTACGACCGGTTTTTGGATCAGCCCGAAAAAGAACTTCAAAGGATAGCCGGGGTTTTTTCCCTGCCTTATGACGACCAGGCTGTCTTGGTTTTGAAAAGAAACTTTCTCAAGCAAGAATATCGTCATGCCCGTTTTACGGACATGGATCTTGAACGGCACCAAGCGGCCTTTTATCCCCTGGTCGAAAGCTGGAAGCTTTTTAAGGCGATGGCTACTTTTTCTCCCATTCCCAGGGAAGCTAAAGCCCAGATGGATAGCCTTTCCAAGTCATTCTCGGCATTCCAGCAACTCTTGTCTCTTTTTGATTTTTACAACGAAAGTAAGAAAAAAGAGCTTGCCGAACTATACGATAGGGAAAAAAAGCTTGGAGAAGAACTCGAAGAAAAAAAGCTGGAGATCCGGGAACTAAAAGAAAAATTAAAAAAAAACCATTTTGTTAACAGGGCTAACAAGGAATTCATAGCGAAAATTTTTAGAGATCTCGCTTACTCATCGCCGGGGAAGAAGAAAATTTGGAACAGGGGGAAAAAGGAAGTCGACCCCGAAAAGGAAATGGCGGTCAAGTTCATGGAATCCGGGCTCTTTGATCCGGGTTACTACTGGAGTTGTTATCCTGATGTTAAGAAGGCGGGAGCCGATCCCCTGCTCCATTACGTTCGGCACGGCTGGAAAGAGGGAAAAAATCCCAATCCCTATTTTGATTCTGCCTATTACTTGGAAAAGAATCCCGAGGTCAAAGCGGCGGGCGTAAACCCGCTTCTTCATTTTATCGAGAATGGTTGGAAGGAAGGACGCAACCCGCATCCGGATTTTGACCTGGATCTCTACTTGGAAACCCAACCCGAGGTAAGGCTTTCGGGAGTCAATCCTTTGAAACATTTTTTAGAAAGTGTAAAGTCCTTGGAAGGGGGGACAGCGCCCGGGCAAGGCACTCCGGAACGCGGCCAGTACTTAAAAATTTTGCGTTCTTCTCTTTTTGACAGGGCTTATTACCTGGGACAATATCCCGACGTTCAGGAAGCAGGAATCGATCCCCTGCTCCATTACATCCGGCACGGTTGGAAAGAGGGAAGAAATCCCAATCCCTATTTTGATTCTGCCTATTACTTGGAAAAGAATCCCGAGGTCAAAGCGGCGGGCGTAAACCCGCTTCTTCATTTTATCGAGAATGGTTGGAAGGAAGGACGCAACCCGCATCCGGATTTTGACCTGGACCTCTACTTGGAAACCCAACCCGAGCTAAGGCTTTCGGGAGTCAATCCTTTGAAACATTTTTTAGAAAGTGTAAAGTCCTTGGAAGGGGGGACAGCGCCCGGGCAAGGCACTCCGGAACGCGGCCAGTACTTGAAAATTTTGCGTTCTTCCCTTTTTGACAAGGCTTATTACCTGGGACAATATCCCGACGTTCAGGAAGCAGGAATCGATCCCCTGCTCCATTACATTCGGCACGGTTGGAAAGAGGGAAGAAATCCCAATCCCTATTTTAATTCTGCCTATTACTTGGAAAAGAATCCCGACGTCAAAGCGGCGGGCGTAAACCCGCTTCTTCATTTTATCGAGAATGGTTGGAAGGAAGGACGCAACCCGCATCCGGATTTTGACCTTCGTTCTTACCTAGAGCGTTATCCCGATGTCAAGCAAGCCCAGGTTAACCCCCTTTGGCATTATCTCCATTACGGGCAAAAGGAAAACAGGATCACCAAGGGAAAAAGTACACCGCCTTGGGAGATCTCCCCTTCGATGGCTCCGCGGAAAAAAGCCCTTGTTTTTAACGATTACTTGCTAGTGCCAGATCGCCGAGGGGGAGATTTCAGGACTTTCCAGATTATAAAAATCATTCGGGAACTGGGTTGGGAAGTGAACCTAGCCGTTCTAAATGACCGGGAAAACCATGGGAAAGTGCTGCAAGAAGATAATCTCGATATAGAGTTCAAACACTACGAAGGGATTCTTTTTGAAGCGGGGGTGAAAGAGATCCTTCTTGGAGAAGAAAAGATAAAAACCTTTCTGAGCCGACAGGGACAAGAGATTTCAGTAGCTTACGTGTTTTCCCCAACCGTTGCTTATCATTTCATTCCCTTGATCAGGAGTTATGCGGTCAATGCCAAGCTCATCTATGATCCGGTGGATCTAGCTTTCATTAGGCTAGAGAGAAAAGCGGCCCTTTCAAAAGATCCTTTAGTGATAGAAGAAGCAAAACAAGCAAAGATAATCGATACCACCAACTTCGTGGCTTCGGATGCCATTGTTGCGATTACCGAGGAAGAAAAAGAGAAAATACTAGAGCTTTCTCTCCAAAGCCGGGTCGAGGTGGTCCCCAACATCCACGAGGTCCATAAACCGAAAAGTCCTTGGGAAAATCGCAAGAGTATTCTATTCCTTGGCTATTTCGGTCATGAGCCTAACGTGGACGGTTTAAGCTATTTTATTCTGGAAATGTGGGAAAGTATCCGGGAACACATCCCGGGCTGTTCCTTCGAGATCGTGGGTAGTTTTCTTAAAGAATACGTGCCGGAGGAACTGTTAAACCGGCCGGGGATCCAGCCGGTGGGTTACGTTCCAGATCTTGTCCCCTGCTTTGAAAAAGCAAGGGTGTTCGTGGCTCCCCTCAGGTTCGGAGCGGGAATGAAGGGGAAAATCGGGATGGCGATGGCTTCCGGGCTGCCCGTTGTCACCACTTCCATTGGGGCTGAAGGGATGAAGCTAGAAAACGGGAAAAATGCCTTTATTTGCGATGATAAAGAGGAGTTTATCCAGGCGGTAGTGAGGCTTTACAAGGAAAAGGAGCTTTGGGAGAGACTCTCGCAAGCCGCCCTTGAGCACGTGGAGAGTCGCTATTCCAAGGCTGTCGTCAAGGAAACCTTAAAGAAGCTTTTTTCTTTTCATTGCTTATGA
- a CDS encoding tetratricopeptide repeat protein: protein MKKERFLSLFIFCLSLSLLQAQPPGSSGPFKPKERRAPSLGALEKKNLAKLLVGRARQRLEEKEWKKAYGLLKKAQSLDPKNGEIYRLLGDSYVLCQNRRKALLAYRQAVKVDPTSAENWMALGLEEEHLNMAKRALESFKEATLLSPTAQSWYHLGLAYMNLNRFNEALYPLEKAAHLDPGLIEARHTLGLCYEKLGKKEAAHQAFSKAYLLNPTNATLQQNIARITKSPAQPPSKDKP from the coding sequence ATGAAGAAAGAACGGTTTTTATCCCTTTTTATTTTTTGCTTGTCCTTGAGCCTCCTTCAAGCCCAACCACCGGGATCAAGTGGCCCCTTTAAGCCCAAGGAGAGGAGGGCTCCTTCTCTTGGGGCTCTTGAAAAAAAGAACCTCGCCAAGCTTCTCGTCGGCCGGGCAAGGCAGCGGTTGGAAGAAAAGGAGTGGAAAAAAGCCTACGGGTTACTAAAAAAAGCGCAAAGCCTGGATCCTAAAAACGGAGAAATCTACAGGCTTTTGGGAGACAGCTACGTGCTTTGCCAAAACCGCAGGAAAGCCCTCTTGGCTTACCGCCAAGCGGTCAAAGTCGATCCTACGTCCGCCGAAAACTGGATGGCCTTGGGCCTTGAAGAAGAACACCTGAACATGGCCAAGCGAGCTTTGGAAAGCTTTAAAGAGGCTACCCTTCTTAGCCCCACGGCCCAATCCTGGTATCACCTCGGGCTGGCTTACATGAACTTAAACCGTTTTAATGAAGCGCTCTATCCCTTGGAAAAAGCCGCTCACCTTGATCCTGGACTTATCGAGGCCCGCCATACTTTAGGCCTCTGTTACGAAAAGTTGGGCAAAAAAGAAGCCGCCCACCAGGCTTTCAGCAAGGCTTACCTCCTCAACCCCACCAATGCCACCCTCCAGCAGAACATCGCAAGGATCACCAAAAGCCCTGCACAACCCCCCTCTAAAGATAAACCTTGA